A genome region from Cognatishimia activa includes the following:
- a CDS encoding DEAD/DEAH box helicase, whose protein sequence is MAHFDELGLPKRLVDRLAEKGLTEPTPIQNRAIPHALNGQDVMGLAQTGTGKTLAFGLPLIAKLSDYGTKPAPKTLRALVLAPTRELANQIAASLKEMVEGTPFKVGIVVGGVAINPQIKRVERGTDVIIATPGRLIDLMERNALDFEDTDFLVLDEADQMLDLGFIHALRRIADVLPFERQTMLFSATMPKQMNEIAQTYLKNPIRIQVSPPGKAADKIDQSIHFIAKAEKTNLLKELLADHMGEASIVFSRTKHGAERLKKSLEASGFTATSVHGNKSQGQRERAIKEFREGHAMVLVATDVAARGLDIPHVRHVYNYDLPNVPDNYVHRIGRTARAGMDGKAVAFCAPDEIDQLKDIQKTMKFTIPVASGRPWMGLEEQGGKGKSKGGPRRGKPGGRGRGQGRSAPDSDFGPDLDVTVFDKPSGGKPRRGKGQGGKPNRSGDSKPQGRFSDDARVESSDKPKSKRVWKSDGKPSGKPKGHSGGGRDDKPRGGKPQGKPGGKFRGKPSGKRSGQGGSEPPRRRSR, encoded by the coding sequence ATGGCACATTTTGATGAGCTTGGCTTGCCCAAGCGCTTGGTCGACCGTTTGGCTGAAAAGGGTCTGACCGAACCAACCCCAATCCAGAACCGCGCAATTCCGCATGCTTTGAACGGGCAGGACGTGATGGGGCTGGCGCAAACCGGCACCGGTAAAACGCTGGCCTTTGGCCTGCCGCTGATTGCGAAATTGTCGGATTATGGCACGAAACCTGCGCCAAAGACCCTGCGAGCTTTGGTTCTCGCGCCAACACGCGAGCTGGCGAACCAGATTGCTGCGTCCTTGAAAGAGATGGTCGAAGGCACGCCGTTTAAAGTGGGTATCGTGGTCGGCGGCGTCGCCATCAACCCTCAGATCAAACGGGTCGAGCGAGGCACTGATGTGATCATCGCCACTCCGGGCCGTCTGATCGACCTGATGGAACGCAACGCGCTGGATTTTGAGGACACCGATTTCCTTGTTTTGGACGAAGCGGATCAGATGCTCGATCTGGGTTTCATCCACGCTTTGCGCCGCATTGCCGACGTGTTGCCGTTCGAACGTCAGACCATGCTGTTCTCGGCCACCATGCCCAAGCAGATGAATGAGATCGCGCAGACCTATCTTAAGAACCCGATCCGCATTCAGGTTTCACCTCCGGGCAAGGCAGCGGACAAGATCGACCAAAGCATTCACTTCATTGCAAAGGCCGAAAAGACCAATCTGCTGAAAGAGCTTTTGGCCGACCACATGGGCGAGGCCTCAATCGTGTTTTCTCGTACGAAACACGGTGCGGAACGTCTGAAGAAGTCCTTGGAAGCCTCTGGTTTCACAGCAACTTCCGTCCATGGCAACAAAAGCCAGGGTCAGCGCGAACGCGCGATTAAAGAGTTCCGTGAAGGTCATGCGATGGTGCTTGTCGCCACCGATGTTGCGGCGCGGGGATTAGACATTCCTCATGTGCGTCACGTCTACAATTACGACCTGCCCAATGTGCCTGACAACTATGTGCACCGCATCGGCCGCACCGCGCGCGCAGGTATGGACGGCAAGGCCGTCGCCTTCTGCGCGCCGGACGAGATCGATCAACTGAAAGACATCCAAAAGACCATGAAGTTCACGATCCCTGTGGCCTCCGGTCGACCGTGGATGGGGCTCGAAGAGCAAGGCGGTAAGGGCAAATCCAAAGGCGGGCCGCGTCGCGGCAAGCCGGGTGGACGTGGCCGCGGCCAAGGTCGGTCTGCGCCTGATAGCGATTTTGGACCTGATCTGGACGTGACGGTGTTTGATAAACCGTCTGGCGGAAAGCCTCGGCGCGGCAAGGGGCAGGGCGGGAAACCGAACCGTTCGGGCGACAGCAAGCCGCAAGGGCGTTTTTCAGACGACGCACGGGTAGAAAGCTCTGACAAGCCCAAAAGCAAGCGGGTTTGGAAAAGTGACGGGAAACCTTCGGGCAAACCAAAAGGGCATTCTGGGGGCGGACGCGATGACAAGCCGCGCGGCGGCAAACCTCAGGGTAAACCCGGTGGCAAGTTCCGAGGCAAGCCGTCAGGCAAACGCAGCGGGCAAGGCGGGTCCGAGCCGCCGCGTCGTCGCTCGCGTTAA
- a CDS encoding PhzF family phenazine biosynthesis protein — protein MAEFYVYDVFSSEAFGGNQLAVIPDATALPEEDLQRIAREFNFSESTFVFPPEDPAHTARVRIFTPTMEIPFAGHPTTGTAVALSDQGTPPDMVLELGVGPIKCHAVNGQARFTTEVPLEKLAAPSLAHVADALGLSETDVETSTHAPILASVGLPFTITELKSREALANIVTNVAAFRQGAETYPGALDFAQFAYVTEGDTIHARMFAPLDNIPEDPATGSACAALGALLADLTGADQALTIRQGEDMGRLSVIQLSTTGGAVTISGAAKRVMQGRLVY, from the coding sequence ATGGCCGAATTTTACGTCTATGATGTCTTTTCCTCCGAAGCCTTTGGAGGTAACCAACTTGCTGTTATTCCCGACGCAACGGCGCTGCCAGAAGAAGACCTGCAGCGGATCGCGCGCGAGTTTAACTTCTCAGAATCGACTTTTGTCTTCCCGCCAGAGGACCCTGCCCACACCGCGCGTGTCAGAATATTCACGCCCACCATGGAAATTCCATTCGCGGGCCATCCCACAACCGGAACAGCCGTCGCGCTTTCAGATCAAGGCACTCCGCCAGACATGGTGCTCGAGCTCGGGGTTGGGCCGATCAAGTGTCACGCAGTGAACGGGCAGGCCCGATTCACGACCGAAGTGCCTCTGGAGAAACTCGCAGCGCCGTCACTTGCGCATGTTGCTGACGCTTTGGGCCTTTCAGAGACCGACGTAGAAACGTCCACGCATGCGCCGATCTTGGCCTCTGTCGGCCTGCCGTTCACGATCACGGAACTCAAGTCCCGCGAGGCGCTGGCCAATATCGTCACCAATGTCGCAGCCTTCCGTCAGGGGGCCGAGACCTATCCCGGCGCACTGGATTTCGCACAATTCGCCTATGTGACAGAGGGCGACACGATCCACGCCCGCATGTTCGCGCCTCTGGACAATATCCCAGAAGATCCGGCCACCGGATCCGCTTGCGCGGCTCTTGGGGCCTTGCTGGCCGATCTCACCGGCGCGGATCAGGCGCTGACGATCCGTCAGGGCGAGGATATGGGGCGCCTTAGCGTGATCCAACTGAGCACCACGGGCGGCGCGGTCACCATTTCCGGTGCCGCAAAACGCGTGATGCAGGGGCGTTTGGTCTATTAA
- a CDS encoding protein adenylyltransferase SelO gives MSISIPFDNSYARLPAQLFTHLNPTPVSDPKLIAYNAALAAELGITDEGSEEDLARIFAGNDVPTGAEPLAQLYAGHQFGQWNPQLGDGRAILLGEAKGCDIQLKGAGPTPYSRNGDGRAWLGPVLREYVVSEAMHALGIPTTRALAAVETGEDIYRETALPGAVITRVASSHIRVGTFQVLAARGDQEGLQALFEHAVDRHYPDAGSPLEFLNAVISAQAALVVKWLSVGFIHGVMNTDNCAISGETIDYGPCAFMDAFHPMQVFSSIDRRGRYAYGNQPDIIVWNMAQLATALVPLVENREAAVAEFTAAVHAMPAMIQRLWREAFAKKIGIANPRPEDEKLVTDLMGLMGKQEADFTNTFRGLSEGNARDQFVDREAFDDWSETWEKRLESEDNPTDLMRSVNPAVIPRNHRIEAMITSAVQGDYGLFHTLQDALASPYDTPKIFPDLLHPPKDEERVTATFCGT, from the coding sequence ATGAGCATCTCGATCCCCTTTGACAACAGCTATGCGCGCCTGCCTGCGCAACTGTTTACGCATCTTAATCCAACGCCGGTCAGCGATCCCAAGCTGATCGCCTATAATGCGGCGCTCGCGGCGGAGCTTGGGATCACCGATGAGGGCAGCGAAGAGGATCTGGCCCGTATTTTCGCAGGCAATGACGTGCCAACGGGCGCTGAACCCCTCGCCCAGCTCTATGCTGGTCATCAATTCGGCCAATGGAACCCGCAACTTGGGGACGGGCGCGCCATCTTGCTCGGCGAGGCCAAAGGGTGCGACATCCAACTCAAAGGCGCAGGCCCCACACCCTATTCTCGAAACGGAGACGGTCGGGCCTGGCTCGGTCCAGTCCTGCGGGAATATGTCGTGTCAGAGGCCATGCATGCGCTTGGCATTCCGACCACCCGAGCTTTGGCCGCGGTGGAAACCGGAGAGGACATCTATCGCGAAACCGCCCTGCCCGGCGCGGTTATCACACGCGTGGCCTCGAGCCACATTCGAGTCGGCACGTTTCAGGTGCTGGCAGCGCGCGGCGACCAAGAAGGCCTGCAGGCGCTGTTTGAACATGCAGTGGACCGCCACTACCCGGACGCGGGGTCTCCGCTGGAGTTTCTGAATGCTGTGATTTCCGCGCAGGCAGCTTTGGTGGTGAAATGGCTTTCGGTCGGCTTCATTCATGGGGTCATGAACACCGACAACTGCGCGATTTCCGGAGAAACCATCGACTATGGCCCTTGCGCTTTCATGGACGCTTTCCACCCGATGCAGGTGTTTTCTTCGATCGACCGACGTGGGCGCTATGCCTATGGCAACCAGCCTGACATCATCGTCTGGAACATGGCGCAACTCGCGACGGCTTTGGTGCCTTTGGTTGAGAATCGCGAAGCGGCCGTCGCAGAGTTCACCGCCGCCGTTCACGCCATGCCTGCGATGATCCAACGGCTGTGGCGCGAGGCTTTTGCCAAGAAGATCGGGATCGCCAACCCGCGTCCAGAGGACGAGAAACTTGTCACGGACCTCATGGGTCTCATGGGCAAGCAAGAGGCCGACTTCACCAATACCTTCCGAGGCCTTTCCGAGGGCAATGCGCGGGATCAATTCGTGGATCGCGAGGCTTTTGATGATTGGTCAGAAACATGGGAAAAACGTTTAGAGTCAGAGGACAACCCGACTGACCTCATGCGATCCGTTAATCCGGCTGTCATTCCGCGCAATCACCGGATCGAGGCCATGATCACCTCTGCCGTTCAAGGGGACTACGGGCTGTTTCACACTCTGCAAGACGCGCTCGCGTCGCCCTATGACACGCCAAAGATTTTTCCTGACCTTCTCCATCCACCAAAAGATGAAGAGCGCGTGACGGCAACCTTCTGCGGGACGTAA
- a CDS encoding nucleoside hydrolase: MTQSRKIIIDTDPGQDDAAAIFLALGSPEEIDLLGITTVAGNVPLALTSKNARIVCEWADKPGTKVFAGCDAPLSRPLVTAEHVHGKTGLDGPDLHEPTMPLQKQHGVDFIIETLRTEPAGTVTLCTLGPLTNIGQAFKTAPDIIDHVQEIVLMGGAYFEVGNITPAAEFNIYVDPEAAEIVFTSGLPITVMPLDVTHKVLTTAPRIQALRDLGTTAGTAMAEMVDFFERFDVEKYGSAGAPLHDPCVIAYLLKPELFQGRHINVEIETTSDLTLGMTVADWWGVSDRKPNAMFMGDVDADGFFALLTERIGRL, from the coding sequence ATGACCCAGTCCCGCAAAATCATCATCGACACAGACCCCGGACAAGACGACGCTGCAGCGATTTTCCTGGCACTCGGCAGCCCAGAAGAGATCGACCTGCTTGGCATCACCACAGTCGCTGGCAATGTACCGCTCGCGCTGACGTCTAAGAACGCGCGGATCGTCTGTGAATGGGCGGACAAACCGGGCACTAAGGTTTTTGCGGGCTGTGATGCGCCCTTGTCGCGTCCTTTGGTGACGGCGGAACATGTGCATGGGAAGACCGGTCTGGATGGGCCGGACCTGCATGAACCCACGATGCCTCTGCAAAAGCAACACGGCGTGGATTTCATCATCGAAACCCTGCGGACAGAACCAGCCGGAACGGTCACCCTGTGCACGCTCGGTCCGCTCACGAACATCGGTCAAGCGTTTAAGACCGCACCGGATATCATTGATCACGTTCAGGAAATCGTTCTGATGGGTGGGGCGTATTTCGAGGTCGGCAACATCACTCCGGCTGCCGAGTTTAACATCTATGTCGATCCAGAGGCCGCCGAGATCGTCTTTACATCAGGTCTTCCAATCACTGTCATGCCGTTGGATGTAACGCACAAAGTACTCACCACCGCACCTCGCATTCAGGCTTTACGCGATCTGGGCACAACCGCAGGCACCGCAATGGCCGAGATGGTGGATTTCTTCGAACGGTTCGATGTCGAGAAATACGGCTCTGCGGGGGCTCCGCTGCATGACCCCTGTGTGATCGCCTATCTGCTGAAACCCGAACTATTCCAAGGCCGCCACATCAACGTCGAAATCGAAACCACCTCAGACCTGACCCTCGGCATGACCGTCGCCGATTGGTGGGGCGTCTCAGATCGTAAGCCCAATGCGATGTTTATGGGCGATGTGGATGCAGATGGCTTTTTTGCCCTGCTGACTGAGCGGATTGGCCGCCTCTGA
- a CDS encoding Fe(3+) ABC transporter substrate-binding protein: protein MTIFKSTVFAAAVAATALPALADEVNIYSYRQPELIKPLTDAFTEETGIKVNVAFLAKGMVERLQAEGDRSPADVVLTVDISRLAAVVNAGLTQPVESDVLDANVPASYRDPEDHWYGLTTRARIVYASKDRVADGEVTTYEDLADPKWEGRICSRSGTHAYNVALVSAVLHHHGEEATKTWLEGVKSNLARKPQGNDRAQVKAIWAGECDISIGNTYYMGKMLSDDEQKAWADSVNIVFPTFEDAGTHVNISGVAMTKASPNPENALKLMEFLTSPKAQEIYATANFEYPIAAGTSADPLVQGWGSFDADTVNLMTLAGNRADAIKLIESVDFDG, encoded by the coding sequence ATGACGATCTTCAAATCCACAGTTTTTGCTGCAGCAGTCGCGGCAACTGCACTCCCTGCCCTTGCTGACGAAGTGAACATTTACTCTTACCGTCAACCAGAACTGATCAAACCGCTGACTGATGCCTTCACCGAAGAAACTGGCATCAAAGTCAACGTTGCATTTCTTGCAAAAGGCATGGTGGAGCGTCTGCAAGCCGAGGGTGATCGCTCTCCTGCAGATGTTGTCCTGACCGTCGATATTTCCCGCCTGGCCGCCGTTGTAAACGCGGGCCTAACCCAGCCAGTTGAAAGTGACGTTCTGGATGCAAACGTCCCAGCTTCCTACCGCGACCCAGAAGATCACTGGTACGGCCTGACCACCCGCGCACGGATCGTCTATGCCTCTAAAGACCGTGTCGCAGACGGCGAAGTCACCACCTACGAAGACCTCGCGGACCCGAAATGGGAAGGCCGCATCTGCTCTCGTTCCGGCACACATGCCTATAACGTCGCGCTGGTTTCCGCAGTTCTGCATCACCATGGCGAAGAAGCCACCAAGACTTGGCTGGAAGGCGTAAAATCCAACCTCGCGCGCAAGCCTCAGGGCAATGACCGCGCACAGGTCAAAGCGATCTGGGCCGGTGAATGCGACATTTCCATCGGCAATACATACTACATGGGCAAAATGCTGAGCGATGACGAGCAAAAAGCATGGGCCGACAGCGTCAATATCGTCTTTCCAACCTTTGAGGACGCGGGCACCCACGTGAATATTTCTGGCGTTGCGATGACCAAAGCCTCTCCTAACCCAGAAAACGCGCTGAAACTGATGGAATTCCTGACCTCTCCGAAGGCGCAGGAAATCTATGCGACCGCAAACTTTGAGTATCCCATCGCAGCAGGTACATCTGCGGATCCTCTGGTCCAGGGTTGGGGCAGCTTTGACGCGGATACGGTGAACCTGATGACATTGGCGGGCAACCGTGCCGATGCGATCAAACTGATCGAAAGCGTTGATTTCGACGGCTAA
- the mazG gene encoding nucleoside triphosphate pyrophosphohydrolase has product MADDALIHNPKGGMPRLLEIMRRLRDPDTGCPWDIEQDFATIAPYTIEEAYEVADAIDREAWDELKGELGDLLFQSVFHAQMASEKGLFDFNDVADTMSDKMVARHPHVFGDESRDKSADQQTRDWETIKAAERAGKAQKGTLDGVAIGLPALLRALKLQKRAARVGFDWPDTSHVIDKIVEEAKELEEARDTLTETEIAEEFGDLLFVMVNLGRHLGLDPENALRATNAKFTRRFEKVEEKLAARGKTPSQSTLEEMDALWDDVKTDEKNRK; this is encoded by the coding sequence ATGGCTGATGACGCGCTGATCCATAATCCAAAGGGCGGCATGCCACGGTTGCTTGAGATCATGCGCCGGCTTCGCGATCCGGACACCGGCTGTCCCTGGGATATCGAGCAGGATTTCGCGACGATCGCGCCCTACACCATCGAAGAGGCCTATGAGGTCGCCGATGCGATTGATCGCGAGGCTTGGGATGAGCTTAAGGGAGAACTGGGCGACCTGCTGTTTCAATCCGTGTTTCACGCTCAAATGGCTTCCGAGAAAGGTCTGTTTGATTTCAACGATGTGGCCGACACGATGTCGGATAAAATGGTCGCGCGCCATCCGCATGTCTTTGGAGACGAAAGCCGCGACAAATCCGCGGATCAGCAAACCCGCGACTGGGAAACCATCAAAGCCGCTGAGCGCGCTGGAAAGGCGCAAAAAGGCACATTGGATGGGGTGGCGATTGGCCTGCCTGCCTTGTTGCGGGCGTTGAAACTGCAGAAACGCGCGGCGCGGGTTGGGTTTGACTGGCCGGACACGTCTCATGTGATCGACAAGATTGTCGAAGAAGCCAAGGAGCTTGAAGAAGCGCGCGATACGCTGACGGAAACGGAAATCGCCGAAGAATTCGGAGACCTGTTGTTTGTCATGGTTAATTTGGGCCGCCACCTTGGTCTGGACCCGGAAAACGCCTTGCGGGCGACCAATGCGAAATTCACCCGCCGCTTTGAGAAAGTCGAAGAAAAACTGGCGGCGCGCGGCAAAACGCCATCACAATCCACCCTCGAAGAAATGGACGCTTTGTGGGATGATGTAAAAACCGATGAAAAAAATCGGAAATAA
- a CDS encoding M20 aminoacylase family protein — MPVVNRIADYAEDMKTWRRYLHQHPELQFDCHKTAAFVVERLKEFGVDEIHEGIATSGVVAIINGQGDGPTIGLRADMDALPMEETTGLEHASTVKGAMHACGHDGHTTMLLGAARYLAETRKFNGRVALIFQPAEEGGGGAGVMVDEGIMDTFGIGEVFGIHNVPGLDVGHFYSKPGPIMAAVDTFHINIQGRGGHGAYPQETADPIVAAVSIVNAIQTIISRNHDTRDEAVCSVTMINSGSADNVIPDTAYVGGTIRTFVPEVQDLIHSRIREIAAGQAASYNVDAKVEIEVGYPATVNNAEKVDFAAEVAREVSGEAAVDPNTGMEMGAEDFSYMLNTRPGAYFFLGQGEGAGLHNPNYDFNDEVSPVGASFFARLVEKSQPLT, encoded by the coding sequence ATGCCTGTCGTCAATCGAATTGCAGATTATGCCGAGGATATGAAAACCTGGCGGCGCTATTTGCATCAGCACCCTGAACTGCAGTTTGACTGCCATAAGACGGCCGCTTTTGTGGTCGAGCGGCTGAAAGAATTTGGCGTGGACGAAATCCACGAAGGCATTGCGACGTCGGGTGTTGTTGCGATCATCAATGGGCAGGGAGATGGGCCGACGATAGGTCTGCGCGCGGATATGGATGCCTTGCCGATGGAAGAGACAACGGGGCTCGAGCACGCCTCGACCGTGAAAGGCGCAATGCACGCTTGTGGGCATGATGGCCATACGACCATGCTCTTGGGGGCGGCGCGCTATTTGGCTGAGACACGCAAGTTTAACGGCCGCGTTGCCCTGATCTTTCAGCCTGCCGAGGAAGGCGGCGGCGGGGCTGGCGTCATGGTCGATGAAGGGATCATGGACACCTTTGGTATCGGCGAAGTCTTTGGCATCCACAATGTGCCGGGGCTGGATGTGGGGCACTTCTATTCCAAACCTGGCCCGATCATGGCGGCGGTCGATACGTTCCACATCAATATTCAGGGACGCGGAGGTCATGGGGCCTATCCTCAGGAAACCGCGGATCCGATTGTGGCAGCCGTTAGCATCGTGAATGCGATCCAGACCATTATCAGCCGCAACCATGATACGCGCGACGAGGCGGTATGTTCGGTGACTATGATCAACTCTGGCTCTGCGGACAATGTGATCCCCGATACCGCCTATGTCGGTGGCACGATCCGGACCTTTGTTCCCGAGGTCCAAGACCTTATCCACAGCCGCATCCGCGAGATCGCGGCGGGGCAGGCGGCGTCCTATAATGTCGACGCCAAAGTCGAAATCGAAGTTGGCTATCCCGCAACTGTCAACAATGCCGAGAAAGTGGATTTCGCCGCCGAAGTGGCCCGCGAAGTTTCTGGCGAGGCCGCCGTCGATCCAAACACCGGCATGGAAATGGGCGCGGAGGATTTTTCCTACATGCTGAATACCCGCCCCGGCGCCTATTTCTTCCTTGGCCAAGGAGAAGGCGCGGGCTTGCACAACCCGAACTATGACTTCAACGACGAGGTTTCTCCGGTCGGGGCGTCCTTCTTTGCGCGTTTGGTCGAAAAATCGCAGCCGTTGACGTAA
- a CDS encoding DUF1499 domain-containing protein, translating to MTFVYLILAIVVVFAGYVRVAPTNVEKFHRLTDFTADADEESGVKRVISGDASTMAKLDEIAQATPRTKVLAGSVSEGFVTYVTRSAGFGFPDYATVKLDGDTIKIHSRLRFGRSDLGVNGKRVKAWIDALRAM from the coding sequence ATGACCTTCGTGTATCTTATTCTGGCGATTGTTGTCGTTTTTGCGGGTTATGTTCGGGTCGCGCCGACGAATGTCGAGAAATTCCACAGGCTGACCGATTTCACCGCAGATGCAGACGAGGAAAGCGGCGTGAAACGCGTGATTTCGGGCGACGCATCGACAATGGCAAAGCTGGATGAGATCGCACAGGCCACTCCGCGCACGAAGGTGCTCGCTGGCTCGGTATCAGAGGGGTTCGTAACCTATGTCACGCGGTCGGCAGGGTTTGGTTTTCCTGACTACGCGACGGTGAAGCTCGATGGCGACACCATCAAGATTCATAGTCGTTTGCGGTTCGGTCGCTCAGACCTCGGGGTAAACGGCAAGAGGGTCAAAGCCTGGATTGACGCTTTGCGGGCCATGTAG